Sequence from the Christiangramia fulva genome:
CAGTGCTCATAGGTATAGCTACTCACATTCCGCACATGCGAATAAGGTTATTGCTTTTGGGAAGCGTAAAATTCTGGTGGATCGCGGTTTTTCTTCTGGTGGTGGATATTGTCCAAATTCCCATAAGCAATGCAGGAGGGCATATTGCCCATTTGGGAGGTGCGCTTTTGGGGTATTTTTACACCACCCAGCTGCAGAAAGGTAATGACATAGGAAAATGGTTTGAGAATATTATCGACTGGTTTGCTTCCATTTTTAAACCTCGGGAGAAAAAGGCGAAAATGAAAACTGTTTACCGCAACAAAAAAACTACCTCCAAATCAAAAACTTCGAAACACAGTTCTGGAAATAACCTGGATAAGGATGAAAAACAGAAAAAAATCGATGCTATTCTTGATAAAATAAGCAAAAGCGGATACGACAGTCTAACCAAGGCAGAAAAAGATTTCCTGTTTCAGGCCGGTAAAGAAGATTAGATGAAGAGGCTGGGCATCTTTGATAAATTCATTTTTATCCTGAATTCTATTGCGGCATTGGCCCTTTTGCTCTCGTATCTGGTTCCGTTCATTCCTCCAAAAAGTTTTCCGTTACTCTCTGTTCTAAGCCTGGGAGTGCCGGTACTTATAATTTTAAATTTCATTTTTTTTATTTATTGGATACTCAGGCTAAAACGTCAGTTTTTGCTTTCTTTTATCATTTTACTTGCCGGATATACTTACGTGAATCGGTTCATTGAAATTGGAGAAAAAGATACTTCTGAAAAATCTGATTTCAGCATTATGAGCTATAATGTAAGGATGTTCAATGAATACGGATGGTCTCCACGTAAGGACATTCCTCAACTAATTACAGATTTCGTAAAAGAGAAAAATCCGGATGTGATCTGTATGCAGGAATTTTATATTGGCGCGACCCATTTTTCCAAACTCTATCCATACCATTATATAAAGATCAAAGAAAAGAATTCTGAATTTGGAACAGCAATTTTTTCAAAATTTCCAATCTTAAAAAAGCATTCCCTCTATTTTCCACAGGATGGTAATAATAATGCCGTCTATGTCGATATTCTTGTCAATAAAAAAGATACCGTACGCATTTTTAATGTGCATTTTCAGTCTCTGAATATAAAACCCGGGATTGAGGATATTCAAAAAGAAGATTCACAAAAACTGCTGGGCAGGATCGGCTACGGATTTTCCCTGCAGCAGGATCAGGTTGAAATGCTTCTGCCTGTTGTGCAAAACACTCCTTATCGTAAAATGATCGTTGGCGATTTTAATAATACGGCTTTCTCTTATCTCTATAACCTTCTGAAGACTGAAGCTGATCTAAATGATGCTTTTATGCAGAAAGGCAATGGATTCGGAAAGAGTTTTGATCTCAATTACTTTCCTTTGCGAATCGATTTTATGCTTTTGGGTCAAAAACTGAAAGCCACTGAATTTCACAGATATGAGATCAATTATTCAGATCACTACCCGATCTTAAGCAAGATCAAGCTCTAATTTTTGTTCTTTGAGATAATTCAGCGAATTATTTCCTTCATTGAAAAGCAGGTCAAGCACGCAAAGATCTTCCAGAAAACCGTGTTTTTCTTCAAACACCTGCGCGTATGCCGAAAGCCCAAATTCCTTGTCGCTTTTAGCATTTATCAGAGATCTTAGATCGATAATTTTTCTGGGTTTCAGAATATATTCATCGGTTTTGTCAAAATTGAGTTCTATCTGAAGACAATCTGCCACAAATTGCATACAGTCATAATTGAAATCCATCAGGTACTTATATTCTGTATGGAAAAGAGGGTAGAGGTCATCTTCATAGAATTCAAAGAATGGAGAGGTTTGATAAGCAGTCTTAAAAGCGCGCCAGTGTTGTTTTTGCCAGTCAAAATCATTTTCAATTTGTACCTCCTTGTATTTTTGTCTTCCATTGGTATCCAGACCAAGCGAAGAGCTGTGCTTTATGGGGATATTAAGTGACAGCTTGCCGTTGGAATCATAGAGGTAAAGCCGATTTCGATAAGTTTGTTTCTGATAATTATCTTCATTCTCAAACACCAGTTTTTGTGCCTGCACCATCGCGACCCACTGACTTATAGGGCCGAAATAGGCAGGATGTACCAGAATACTTTGCATCAAATTCAGAATTTATGCCTGTTCACGTCTTTTCTTAAAGTATTTCCAGCCGAAGAAGATCACCACAATAATGAGGAAATAAGGCAGGAAAGAAGTAGGCTCCTCATCGCCTTTCACGGTGGTGAACACACGTTCCCATCTTATCTTATCAAAACCTGAAGCATTGGAATCCCAACTCATCCAGATGAAAACAGGTTTTCCCACAATATGGTTTTCGGGAACATAGCCCCAGTAACGGCTGTCTTCCGAATTTTCCCTGTTATCTCCCATCATCCAGTAATAATCCTGCTGAAAGGTATAGGCGTCGATGGGTTCACCGTTCAAATATACCTGGGTCCCATTTATGGTAAGTTTTCGGTCATTACCCCATTCGCGACCTTCATAGACTTCGATGATACGGCGGTAGAAAGGGAGAGTTTCCGGGGTGATTTCTACTGTCACTCCTTCTTTCGGGATATAGATCGGTCCGAAATTGTCATTATTCCAGGTCATCTTCCCATTATTGGGAAATAAACCCAGATTTTTTACTCCGGCAGAATCGATGAGTCTTTGAACCGAGGCTATATTAGGATTATTTTTAAAACGCTCAAAACTCTCGTCAGACATAGACTGAATGATGAAAACGTTATTGCTCGGATTATAAGAATACCCATCTGTGATATCGTACATCTCATAAAGAAGACGAGGATTTAATGGCTGGCCGTTGGTTTTCCCGATATAGGAATATTGAGGTTTGGCACGCCCTGGAAGCTGCAGTTTTTCCCCATTTACATAAACGTATCCATTGATCACACTCAGGGAATCCCCGGGTAAACCTACTGCACGTTTTACATAATTCGATTTTTTATCAACAGGTTTAATATAATGCTTGTTTGACTGGTCAAAAAACTTACGCACCGTATCAACCGGCCAGTTAAAAACCACAATATCGTTTCGTTCCACATTTTCAAATCCCGGAAAGCGGAAATAAGGTATCTGTGGTTTGTTTAAATAGGATTTAATTCCCAAAATTGGAATAGTATCATGAACCATAGGGAAAGCTATCGCCGTTTCGGGAACACGGGCACCGTAATGGAATTTACTCACGAACAAAAAATCCCCAACTAATAAAGTCTTTTCCAAAGAAGAAGTTGGGATGGTGAAGGGCTGCATGATATAGGTATGCACGATGGTCGCAGCGATCACGGCAAAAAGAATGGAGCTTATCCATTCGCCCGCTTCAGTTCGTGGTTTTAGGGAACGATCGGCGATATACGGATCGTTTGTAGCATAATTGACATAATAAATGTAGAAACCCAGAGTGAGAATAACAGCAAAGGTTTCAGCGGTGGAATGTCGTCCAAAACTTCTGATGGTCTCCACCCAGATCACCGGAATGATTATAAGATTTACAATGGGAATAAACATCAAAATCACCCACCAGCGAGGCCGGTTAATGATCTTCATTAAAACAACGGCATTATAAACCGGAACAGCAGCTTCCCAGGCTTTTCTTCCCGCTCTATGATAAAGCTTCCAGGTTCCTAAAAAGTGAATTACCTGAAGTACCAGGAAGAATATAAACCATTCTGTAAGTGTCATATTTTTTTCTTTTTACCTGTTAGGCCTGATTTTTTCGATTTTGTTACAAATATTATTTAAAAAGGCTTGAAAGAACATCTTTCATAGTAAAAATTCCTTTTTTGTCCTGTAAAAATTCTGCAGCCACAACAGCACCCAGGGCGAAACCCTTCCTGGATTTTGCAGAATGGATGATTTCTATGCTGTCTATTTCAGATTCGTAGGTGACGGTATGAATTCCCGGAACATCTTTAATGCGTTTTGCATGGATTACTATTTCGTCTTTATCAGCATGATCAAGCTGCCATCCTTTTTTATCGGGATATTTCTCAATGATCTGTTGCGCGAGGCTAATTGCGGTACCGCTTGGCGCATCCAGCTTTTGGACATGATGGATTTCCTCGATTTCAACCGAATATTCCGGAAGTCCTTTCATCATATCGGCCAGTTTTTTATTCAGTTCAAAGAAAACATTTACGCCAAGGCTGAAGTTGGAAGCATAAATAAAAGCAGTTCCTTCTTCTTCACAGATCTTTTTCGCTTTTTCATATTTATCGAGCCAGCCGGTGGTACCGCAAACCACCGGAATCTTGTTTTTAAAACAGCTGCTGATATTTTTAAAGGCCGCATCGGGAACACTAAAATCAATGGCAACATCGATCTCTGCCTTATCCAGCTGATAATTTTCTATATCTTCATCTACTTTGAGCACGATCTCATGCCCTCGTTCTTCAGCGATCTCTTCAATCACTTTTCCCATTTTTCCATATCCCAGTATCGCAATATTCATCTTAAAAACTATAATTTAAAGTGAGTCCGTAATTTGTTTTTCCCCGTAAGGCATCATAATCCATATTAGGTCTGAAGCTTAGATCTTCATTGACGTTGAACTGTCGAAGATGAGCTTCTACATTGGCGTCGACAATATTTAAAATATATACACCAACCGTTACCATTATAGAAATCTCTTTATTTTTCTGATAAAATTCCTGGGCTCTTATAAGGCCATTCGTTGCAATTCGTCCCTCGAACTGGTCGGGTCTTCCCGCAAGCCTGTTCTTATAAGCATCCCGATATTTGTTATATTCCCTATCATTTTTGAGATAAAAATAAATACCGGTGGCCATTCCGCCATACGCGATAGGAATTTTCCAGTAACTGCCATTATAAGCCTGGCCAAGACCAGGTAAGATTGCCGAATAAAAAGCGGCTTTGGAAGGGGCAAGAGCGTTATAAGGCTCGTTTTCTTTTTGCTGAATTTCCTTTTCTGTAGTTGTTTTTGAAGAAATACTCAAAGAATCCTGCTGTGCATGGGTTGCGAAAACCGCCAGAAGAAAAAAAAACTGAAAAAGAACGAATTTAAGCTTCACCGCGAATTAGTTTTTTGATCCTTTCAAAATCTTCTTCCGAAGAAAAAGGAATGCTAAGCTTTCCGCTTCCCTTTTTGGTGACTTTTACGTCGACTTTTGCACCCAGGTATTCCGAAAATTCCTTCGCGCCTTTCTTATAGATTTTGGCAATCGGCGCTTTTTTGGCTTCAGATTTAGAATCTTTTCCGCCGCCATTCAGTTCACGAACAAGCTTTTCGGTTTCTCTGACTGAAAGGGATTTCTGGAGAACTTTTTCATAGATCTCCAGTTGTTTCTGGGAATCATCAACATTTATAAGCGCACGGCCGTGGCCCATACTTAAAAATCCGTCCCTCATTCCAGTCTGGATGATGGGATCGAGCTTCAGTAAACGTAAATAATTAGCAATGGTAGAGCGGTTTTTACCCACCCTGTCACTCAATTGTTCCTGGGTGAGACTGATCTCATCGATCAGTCGCTGGTAAGAAAGAGCAATTTCAATCGGGTCAAGATCCTGTCGCTGAATATTTTCAACCAGGGCCATTTCCAGCGATTCCTGATCATTCGCGATGCGGATAAATGCCGGAATGGTTTCAAGACCTACTAATTTTGAGGCGCGATATCTTCGTTCACCGGAGACCAGCTGATACTTGTCAAAATCCAGCTTTCTTACGGTAATAGGCTGAATAACGCCTAATTCGTTGATGGAAGAGGCGAGTTCTTTTAAAGACTCTTCATTAAAGCTTGTACGCGGCTGGAACGGATTCACTTCAATTGATGAAAGTTCCAGTTCCACGATATGTCCAACCAGTTTGCCGGCATTTTTATCTTCAGCAGACTTAATATCATTCTCAGGATCTTTCAGTAGTGCTGAAAGTCCTCTTCCCAATGCTTGTTTTCTGGTAGCTTTCGCCATCTTATTCGTTTTTCTTTATAATTTCATGCGCCAGGCTCAGGTAATTGCTGGCTCCTTTACTCGATGCATCGTAATTAATAATACTTTCACCGTAACTGGGGGCCTCGCTTAAACGCACATTTCGTTGAATGATTGTCTCAAATACCATCTCATTGAAATGTTTTTTCACTTCTTCCACCACCTGGTTGGAAAGCCGAAGCCTGGAATCATACATTGTTAGCAATAAGCCTTCAATATCCAACTTGTTGTTATGAATTTTCTGAACGCTTTTTATAGTATTCAACAGTTTTCCAAGACCTTCCAGCGCAAAATACTCACATTGTATAGGTATGATAACCGAATCGGCGGCCGTTAAGGCATTTAGAGTAAGCAATCCCAGTGAGGGAGCACAATCTATCAGGATAAAATCGTATTTATCGCGCAGCGGTTCTATAGCGGTTTTGAGCATGGATTCGCGCTTTTCCTGATCTACCAGTTCGATTTCGATCGCCACAAGATCGATATGAGCAGGAATAATATCCAGGTTAGGTGAACTGGTTTCCCTGATGGCTTCTTCCGCTTTTACAGAGTGTTCCAGCAACTGATAAGTTCCCAATTCGACTTCTTCCACATCGATCCCGAGTCCCGAAGTGGCATTCGCCTGTGGATCGGCATCTATCAATAAAATTTTCTTTTCAAGGACACCAAGCGAAGCCGCGAGGTTCACCGAAGTTGTGGTTTTTCCTACGCCCCCTTTCTGGTTAGCAATAGCAATGATTTTACCCATTAATTGTGTGCAATTTTTGAAAGGTAAAAATACAATTAATTATAGGTTTATAAAATGAAATTGTTAACAGCTTCTAAAGAAAAACCGGTATGTGCGCTAATTAGAGCTATTAAACAGTTCTTCTGTAAACCTGGCTTGTTAAAAACTTAGTTTTCTTCGATTTATTTTCTGAAAAACACTGAAAGCGAATTCGAGTGAAAAAATTAATTTTAAGTCGATTTCTTCGATTTGATCATTGCTTCCAGCTGATCCCACATTTCGTCGGGAATTTGTTCCAGTAAATTGAATTGTCCGGCACCTTTAAGCCATTCGCCGCCATCGATGGTGATGACTTCGCCGTTGATATAAGCTGAAAAGTCGGAAACGAGGTAAGCAGCAAGATTTGCCAGTTCCTGGTGTTCACCCACTCTTTTCAACGGCACTTTTTTGGAAAGGTCGAATTTTTCTTTCAGGTCTCCCGGGAGTAAACGATCCCAGGCACCTTTGGTAGGGAAGGGGCCAGGTGCAATCGCATTTGAGCGGATTCCATATTTTGCCCATTCTACGGCGAGTGAACGCGTCATGGCCAGAACCCCGGCTTTGGCGGTCGCGCTCGGTACCACGTAGGCAGAACCCGTCCAGGCATAGGTGGTAACAATATTCAGAATTGTTTTATTGGTTTGTTTTTTATCGATCCAGTGTTTTCCCAGTGCCAGAGTACAGTTTTTGCTGCCTTTTAATACAATATCGATAATGGTGTCAAAAGCATTGGCGCTGAGCCGTTCGGTAGGGGAAATGAAGTTTCCCGCTGCGTTATTCAGAAGAATATCAACCGATCCAAATTCTGAAACAACCTTATCTCTCATCGCTTCTACCTGGTCGTAATGCCTAACATCGCATTGAACAGGTAAACAGATTGAACCTGTTTGTTCAGAAAGCTCCTTACTAACAGTTTCCAGTTTTTCCATATTTCTGGAAGTGATGGCGACCCTAGCACCTAATTCCAGAAAATATTTTGTCATGGCCTTTCCAAGCCCGCTTCCGCCTCCTGTAACGATAATATTTTTTCCTTTTAGCGCATCGTCCCGAAGCATTTTTTCTTTATAATTCATATTTTCAAGTGTTATTGGATTCTTTCCGTAAAACTATTGTATACCCAGTTTTAATATACTTTTTAAAAAGTCTTCTTCGGCAGAAAATCCAAATCCTTTTTAGCAGCCATCCTATTTTAGTAAATTTATATAAATTAAGATCCTCCGGTTTTTCAATATATCTGTATTCAATTCTTTCTACAGTGAAATCATGAGAAATATTTTTTCTGCTAAAATTATTATTGGATTGTCTGCATAAATATTTTTCAATAACCATAGGATTATAGGGGCGAATATGTGAAAGGTCATTATAGAAACCGTGCCACAGCAAAGGAGTGGAAATGATAATAAAACCACCTGGCTTGCAGCATCTGTTCATTTCATTTAAAGATTCATATAGTTGGTGTGGATATAAATGTTCAATTACATGGCTAATATGGATTACATCAAAAAATTGAGAATCAAAAGGTAATTTTGGCAGTTCTCCAAGAAAAACATTTTTATATTTTTTCTTTAGATGTTTGACGGTTTTTTCATTTCGGTCAAATAAATAAATATCTTCTTTATTGCAATAGAAAGCAAATTCGCCGTCTCCGGGCCCAATATCTAAAACCCGGTAAGATTCTTTTATTAAATTTTTTGCAATCTGAAAGAATGGCTCTCTTTTTAGGGTGATGTAACGACTATCAATCATAAAAGCTTTTCCTATTCATCAATTAAAATCTCCAATAACTGGATCGCGGCATCACTGATTTTTGTTCCTGGTCCAAAAACCGCAACGGCTCCGGCATCAAATAGGAACTTATAATCCTGAGAAGGTATCACTCCGCCTACGATCACCATAATATCTTCGCGGCCTCTTTTCTTCAGTTCTTCGATCACCTGTGGCACCAAAGTTTTATGTCCCGCAGCAAGCGAAGAAACTCCCAGAATGTGCACATCATTCTCCACGGCCTGTTGGGCGGCTTCGGCAGGAGTCTGGAATAGCGGACCGATATCCACATCAAATCCCAGATCGGCGTAACCGGTAGCCACTACCTTTGCTCCGCGATCATGGCCGTCCTGTCCCATTTTCGCGATCATGATGCGCGGGCGCCGGCCTTCCATTTCGGCGAATTTATCGGCGAGGTCCCTTGCTTTATTAAATGAGCTGTTATCTTTCATTTCTTTTGAATATACACCGCTAAAGGTTTGTACCTTGGCCTTGTGGCGCCCATAAACTTTTTCCAGCGCATCGCTAATCTCACCCAAACTGGCTCTTTCCCGGGCAGCTTCTATGGCTAACTCCAATAAGTTGCCATTTTTTTCACGCGCTGCTTCGGTAAGTCTTTCCAAAGCTTTATGCACTTTTTCAGAATCCCTTTCAGATTTTATTTTTTCGAGCCTTGCGATCTGTTGTCGGCGTACGGTTTGATTATCGACTTCGAGAGTGACGAGTTCTTCCTCTTTTTCGAGTCGGTATTTATTTACTCCAACGATAATATCGGTACCGCTATCGATCCTTGCCTGCTTTTTAGCGGCAGCTTCTTCAATTCGCATTTTCGGGATTCCTGATTCAATGGCTTTGGTCATTCCGCCAAGTTCTTCCACTTCTTCAATTAGCTTCCAGGCTTTCTGAGCGATCTCTTCCGTTAGTTTTTCCACATAAAAACTACCCGCCCAGGGATCTACTGTTTTAGTAATATTAGTCTCATTTTGAAGATAAAGCTGCGTATTTCTTGCAATTCTGGCGGAAAAATCGGTTGGCAGGGCAATAGCCTCGTCAAGGGCATTGGTATGTAAGCTTTGAGTCCCACCGAAAGCTGCAGCCGCCGCTTCTATACAGGTTCTCGCCACATTATTGAACGGATCCTGCTCGGTTAAACTCCAGCCGCTGGTTTGGGAATGTGTTCTAAGGGAAAGCGATTTTGGATTCTTCGGATTGAACTGTTTAACCAGCTTCGCCCAAAGCATCCGTGCGGCACGCATTTTTGCGATTTCCATAAAATGGTTCATTCCTATGGCCCAGAAAAAGGAAAGTCTGGGAGCAAAACTATCGATATCCATTCCGGCTTCGAGTCCTTTTCGGATGTATTCGAGTCCGTCAGCCAGGGTATAAGCCAGTTCAATATCGCAGGTCGCACCGGCTTCCTGCATGTGATAACCTGAAATACTGATACTATTGAATCGCGGCATGCGCTTCGAAGCATATTCGAAAATATCAGAAATGATCTTCATGGAAGGAGTAGGAGGGTAGATGTAAGTGTTCCTCACCATGAATTCCTTCAAAATATCATTTTGGATGGTGCCTGAAAGCTGTTCAGGTTTTACGCCCTGTTCCTCAGCAGCCACGATATAAAATGCCATAATTGGCAAAACGGCCCCGTTCATGGTCATGGAAACCGACATCTTATCAAGCGGAATCTGGTCGAAGAGAATCTTCATATCTTCCACCGAGTCAATGGCCACACCAGCTTTACCCACGTCCCCCACCACGCGTTCGTGATCGCTGTCATAGCCGCGATGCGTTGGTAAATCGAA
This genomic interval carries:
- the lepB gene encoding signal peptidase I; translated protein: MTLTEWFIFFLVLQVIHFLGTWKLYHRAGRKAWEAAVPVYNAVVLMKIINRPRWWVILMFIPIVNLIIIPVIWVETIRSFGRHSTAETFAVILTLGFYIYYVNYATNDPYIADRSLKPRTEAGEWISSILFAVIAATIVHTYIMQPFTIPTSSLEKTLLVGDFLFVSKFHYGARVPETAIAFPMVHDTIPILGIKSYLNKPQIPYFRFPGFENVERNDIVVFNWPVDTVRKFFDQSNKHYIKPVDKKSNYVKRAVGLPGDSLSVINGYVYVNGEKLQLPGRAKPQYSYIGKTNGQPLNPRLLYEMYDITDGYSYNPSNNVFIIQSMSDESFERFKNNPNIASVQRLIDSAGVKNLGLFPNNGKMTWNNDNFGPIYIPKEGVTVEITPETLPFYRRIIEVYEGREWGNDRKLTINGTQVYLNGEPIDAYTFQQDYYWMMGDNRENSEDSRYWGYVPENHIVGKPVFIWMSWDSNASGFDKIRWERVFTTVKGDEEPTSFLPYFLIIVVIFFGWKYFKKRREQA
- a CDS encoding ParA family protein; translated protein: MGKIIAIANQKGGVGKTTTSVNLAASLGVLEKKILLIDADPQANATSGLGIDVEEVELGTYQLLEHSVKAEEAIRETSSPNLDIIPAHIDLVAIEIELVDQEKRESMLKTAIEPLRDKYDFILIDCAPSLGLLTLNALTAADSVIIPIQCEYFALEGLGKLLNTIKSVQKIHNNKLDIEGLLLTMYDSRLRLSNQVVEEVKKHFNEMVFETIIQRNVRLSEAPSYGESIINYDASSKGASNYLSLAHEIIKKNE
- a CDS encoding endonuclease/exonuclease/phosphatase family protein, producing the protein MLSFIILLAGYTYVNRFIEIGEKDTSEKSDFSIMSYNVRMFNEYGWSPRKDIPQLITDFVKEKNPDVICMQEFYIGATHFSKLYPYHYIKIKEKNSEFGTAIFSKFPILKKHSLYFPQDGNNNAVYVDILVNKKDTVRIFNVHFQSLNIKPGIEDIQKEDSQKLLGRIGYGFSLQQDQVEMLLPVVQNTPYRKMIVGDFNNTAFSYLYNLLKTEADLNDAFMQKGNGFGKSFDLNYFPLRIDFMLLGQKLKATEFHRYEINYSDHYPILSKIKL
- a CDS encoding WbqC family protein encodes the protein MQSILVHPAYFGPISQWVAMVQAQKLVFENEDNYQKQTYRNRLYLYDSNGKLSLNIPIKHSSSLGLDTNGRQKYKEVQIENDFDWQKQHWRAFKTAYQTSPFFEFYEDDLYPLFHTEYKYLMDFNYDCMQFVADCLQIELNFDKTDEYILKPRKIIDLRSLINAKSDKEFGLSAYAQVFEEKHGFLEDLCVLDLLFNEGNNSLNYLKEQKLELDLA
- a CDS encoding class I SAM-dependent methyltransferase → MIDSRYITLKREPFFQIAKNLIKESYRVLDIGPGDGEFAFYCNKEDIYLFDRNEKTVKHLKKKYKNVFLGELPKLPFDSQFFDVIHISHVIEHLYPHQLYESLNEMNRCCKPGGFIIISTPLLWHGFYNDLSHIRPYNPMVIEKYLCRQSNNNFSRKNISHDFTVERIEYRYIEKPEDLNLYKFTKIGWLLKRIWIFCRRRLFKKYIKTGYTIVLRKESNNT
- the dapB gene encoding 4-hydroxy-tetrahydrodipicolinate reductase produces the protein MNIAILGYGKMGKVIEEIAEERGHEIVLKVDEDIENYQLDKAEIDVAIDFSVPDAAFKNISSCFKNKIPVVCGTTGWLDKYEKAKKICEEEGTAFIYASNFSLGVNVFFELNKKLADMMKGLPEYSVEIEEIHHVQKLDAPSGTAISLAQQIIEKYPDKKGWQLDHADKDEIVIHAKRIKDVPGIHTVTYESEIDSIEIIHSAKSRKGFALGAVVAAEFLQDKKGIFTMKDVLSSLFK
- a CDS encoding SDR family oxidoreductase, with the translated sequence MNYKEKMLRDDALKGKNIIVTGGGSGLGKAMTKYFLELGARVAITSRNMEKLETVSKELSEQTGSICLPVQCDVRHYDQVEAMRDKVVSEFGSVDILLNNAAGNFISPTERLSANAFDTIIDIVLKGSKNCTLALGKHWIDKKQTNKTILNIVTTYAWTGSAYVVPSATAKAGVLAMTRSLAVEWAKYGIRSNAIAPGPFPTKGAWDRLLPGDLKEKFDLSKKVPLKRVGEHQELANLAAYLVSDFSAYINGEVITIDGGEWLKGAGQFNLLEQIPDEMWDQLEAMIKSKKST
- a CDS encoding rhomboid family intramembrane serine protease → MGTADKLRYKLQTATVTEKLIAVNVLVFVIFFLARTIAFLFKFQSDFLMQWFVFPNEPGEFLLKPWSIITYGFLHAGVWHILSNMLILYFSGIYFLNYFSPKRLLNYYFLGIIIGALFFMLSYNLFPAFAGTGRTYLIGASAGVMAVLIGIATHIPHMRIRLLLLGSVKFWWIAVFLLVVDIVQIPISNAGGHIAHLGGALLGYFYTTQLQKGNDIGKWFENIIDWFASIFKPREKKAKMKTVYRNKKTTSKSKTSKHSSGNNLDKDEKQKKIDAILDKISKSGYDSLTKAEKDFLFQAGKED
- the scpA gene encoding methylmalonyl-CoA mutase, translated to MSRKDLQNIQLAEKKANSEENSGNSEFKTPEGIDIKKHYSSADLKDAEHLHFAAGIPPYLRGPYSTMYVKRPWTIRQYAGFSTAEESNAFYRRNLAAGQKGLSVAFDLPTHRGYDSDHERVVGDVGKAGVAIDSVEDMKILFDQIPLDKMSVSMTMNGAVLPIMAFYIVAAEEQGVKPEQLSGTIQNDILKEFMVRNTYIYPPTPSMKIISDIFEYASKRMPRFNSISISGYHMQEAGATCDIELAYTLADGLEYIRKGLEAGMDIDSFAPRLSFFWAIGMNHFMEIAKMRAARMLWAKLVKQFNPKNPKSLSLRTHSQTSGWSLTEQDPFNNVARTCIEAAAAAFGGTQSLHTNALDEAIALPTDFSARIARNTQLYLQNETNITKTVDPWAGSFYVEKLTEEIAQKAWKLIEEVEELGGMTKAIESGIPKMRIEEAAAKKQARIDSGTDIIVGVNKYRLEKEEELVTLEVDNQTVRRQQIARLEKIKSERDSEKVHKALERLTEAAREKNGNLLELAIEAARERASLGEISDALEKVYGRHKAKVQTFSGVYSKEMKDNSSFNKARDLADKFAEMEGRRPRIMIAKMGQDGHDRGAKVVATGYADLGFDVDIGPLFQTPAEAAQQAVENDVHILGVSSLAAGHKTLVPQVIEELKKRGREDIMVIVGGVIPSQDYKFLFDAGAVAVFGPGTKISDAAIQLLEILIDE
- a CDS encoding ParB/RepB/Spo0J family partition protein, coding for MAKATRKQALGRGLSALLKDPENDIKSAEDKNAGKLVGHIVELELSSIEVNPFQPRTSFNEESLKELASSINELGVIQPITVRKLDFDKYQLVSGERRYRASKLVGLETIPAFIRIANDQESLEMALVENIQRQDLDPIEIALSYQRLIDEISLTQEQLSDRVGKNRSTIANYLRLLKLDPIIQTGMRDGFLSMGHGRALINVDDSQKQLEIYEKVLQKSLSVRETEKLVRELNGGGKDSKSEAKKAPIAKIYKKGAKEFSEYLGAKVDVKVTKKGSGKLSIPFSSEEDFERIKKLIRGEA
- a CDS encoding DUF5683 domain-containing protein; the encoded protein is MKLKFVLFQFFFLLAVFATHAQQDSLSISSKTTTEKEIQQKENEPYNALAPSKAAFYSAILPGLGQAYNGSYWKIPIAYGGMATGIYFYLKNDREYNKYRDAYKNRLAGRPDQFEGRIATNGLIRAQEFYQKNKEISIMVTVGVYILNIVDANVEAHLRQFNVNEDLSFRPNMDYDALRGKTNYGLTLNYSF